In the genome of Methylophaga nitratireducenticrescens, one region contains:
- a CDS encoding GIY-YIG nuclease family protein, producing MTKTEWTLYIIQAANGHLYTGITTDLERRLKQHQNHTGGARFFHTSDAEKVVYQEQHPDRSSASRREAAIKKLSRQQKLNLIGNPSDHV from the coding sequence ATGACAAAGACTGAATGGACGCTGTATATCATACAAGCCGCTAATGGCCATCTTTATACCGGTATTACCACTGATTTAGAGCGTCGCTTAAAACAACATCAAAACCATACCGGTGGGGCGCGTTTTTTTCATACCAGTGATGCTGAGAAAGTGGTGTATCAGGAACAGCATCCTGATCGCAGCAGTGCCAGTCGTCGGGAAGCGGCAATCAAGAAACTCAGCAGGCAACAAAAACTGAACCTTATCGGTAACCCATCAGACCATGTATAA
- the msrB gene encoding peptide-methionine (R)-S-oxide reductase MsrB yields the protein MSKMNSDLKTDAQWRQQLNNEQYRVTRQAGTEPPFSGEYVDHDENGHYHCVCCGQALFTSDDKFDAGCGWPSFSSQLEHGVVTHHPDYSHNMDRTEVRCQQCEAHLGHVFDDGPAPTGLRYCINSVALEFNDKD from the coding sequence ATGAGCAAAATGAACTCCGATTTAAAAACGGATGCGCAGTGGCGTCAACAACTTAACAATGAACAATATCGCGTCACCCGGCAGGCGGGCACAGAACCACCTTTTTCCGGAGAATACGTCGATCACGATGAGAATGGTCATTATCACTGTGTTTGTTGTGGCCAGGCGTTATTTACTTCTGATGACAAATTTGATGCCGGTTGCGGTTGGCCCAGTTTTTCTTCACAGCTGGAGCATGGCGTGGTGACTCATCATCCGGATTACAGCCACAACATGGATCGTACCGAAGTCCGCTGTCAGCAATGTGAAGCCCATTTGGGACATGTATTTGATGACGGCCCCGCCCCAACTGGCCTGCGCTATTGTATTAATTCTGTGGCACTTGAATTTAATGACAAAGACTGA